In Camelina sativa cultivar DH55 chromosome 17, Cs, whole genome shotgun sequence, the genomic stretch TtcaataatgttaaaaaaaagaaaagttcagGAGTTTAGCATATGTACAactgtataaaaaaataataacaaaatataattaggGATACATACGTAAGACATCGCCATCAGACGAAGCTTTATTTAACCCTTCAGGAAATCCCATTTTCTCAACCAAAACCTGTTCAAATAAACACACACCAATGGaaagaaaaatcatttaagGGCAACGACCAGAAGAAGtctttttagtcaatttagTTAAGAAGAGAAAGGTGCAAGCTAGTGTAGAAGACCACATTACCTTCAAAGCTGCCTCAGTAGGCATGCCCCTAGACACAAACTGCAATTCGGATTGCTCGACACTAGCATCGTTGCATATGGCAGCAATTTTGGCGATCATCTGAAGATTTGCATCCATCCGACCCGCTGGCCAATCTTCAATCTTTCCATCTCGAGGATCAAAAGAGGTCCCCTCAACATTGAAAGATCTAAGGGTTCCAATCCTAGAACCCATAGCAACAAGCTTTGAAACAGCCATCTGATTGGTTGTCAGAGTTCCGGTTTTATCAGAGCATATAACAGTAGTGCATCCAAGAGTCTCCACACTGGGTAACTTCCTAACCAGAGCATTCTTCTGCGCCATCTTCCGTGTACCAAGAGCCAAACATGTGGTGATAACTGCTGGGAGACCTTCAGGAATCGCAGCAACCGCCAATGCTACAGCAATCTCAAAGTAATATGTGCACTTCTCGAAGGAGAACTTAAAATTTCTGGGCCAGCCATCAACATACTCCCAGGAAAGAAAGTACTTGACATTGATGAGCCACACTAACGCACAAATTAACCCAATGATCATAGTAAGAACTTCCCCGAACTCGTTAAGTTTTTTCTTCAGAGGGGTATCTTCCTCATGTTGTGCAGCTTCCTGAATCTGTGAGTGAACCCTTCCAATCTCAGTATTCATTCCAGTGTCTGTAACTAAGCATATGCAGTTCCCATTCACAACGGTGGTTCCAGCAAACACCATACATTTCTTTCCTTGAATATCGGCATTCTCATCCACAGGCTTGGTGGTTTTGCTCACTGCCTCACTCTCTCCTGTTAAGGACCCCTGCTCGACTCTCAGGGTTGAGCTGATCAAAGCAACCACACGCATATCAGCAGGCACCTTATCACCAACCCTTAGTTCCACAATGTCGCCAGGAACAAGCTCCTTTGCAGGCAAGCTAGAAATCTTAGTGCCATCACGCATGACAGTAGCTTGCTGAGACTGAATCTCTTTCAAAGCTTCCAAGGCCTTCTCGGCATTAGTTTCTTGCCAGATGCCAACAATGGCATTAACAATCAAGATGAGAAAAATGACAAGCGGCTCAACAAAAGCGGTGATACCCATCTCACCACCTTCGTCGCCATCAAAGAAGGCCAAGACAAAGGAAATAACAGCGGCCGCCAAAAGAATACGAACCAAAGTATCATTGAACTGCTCCAAAATCAGCTTAAAAATAGAAGTGCCCTCAGGCTTCTCTAACTCATTCAAACCATAGATCTGATGTCGCTTCAACACCTCATCTGTACTCAACCCTTTCTCACGACTAACACCAAAATGCTCTTCGCATTCGCCAACATCTTTACCCCAAGCAGGATAAGTATCAGACTCTAACAATTCAGAATTGTCTTCACCTCCTTTCCCCATTATCTTCCACTGGAAAAATAGATCAAATCATAAGCTTCAAGTATACAAAAAACAGATAGATtcaaaaactgaaactgaaaactAACGACGAATCTTCTGGGATAATAAAACAACAGATATGAAAAATTCAAGTGGcccgcaaaaaaaaacaaaatcagagatcaacgtcaaaaaacaaaatctagatAATATACGAAGATTCCAAAACTCAAATTCCGAGAAAAGCGAAGAACACAAGACAGACTACTACGAGATcgttaacaaacaaaaaacacacacttACCAGAATCGGAGCGGATAAAACTCCGTAACTGTTTCTTCGATGCGGAGATCGTACGCCTCTCTATCTCCAGatacttctcttcttctacttctgaGGGAAgcctttacatatataatttggttaaatatatatatatatattttttaattcaactGTATTTGttgaatataatataaattctgtttttttattattatatttaaatgtgttttattctGTAGAGTTTAATGGCTTGTATCTTTCCAGGAAAGTGACGGGAACACGATCTCGTAAGATATTGCAATTAGGTCcttatttgtttccttttttatgtAAACGCCTTCGCTTGGTCTATTACTTAAGGGACTGATAGTGTAAATCTATTAGCTTTCCGGGGCGATCTACTAATTTAaataagcttcttctttttttctaagtgTAAAACAATAAATGTGCGAATATTTGCTTTAGGGATTCTCCAACGTCGATGGGCTCAGCCACGTCACGTGGACACGGCGATCACATGGGGTTGGCTCTGCCACGCCAATAGTGACAGATGGCGTGATGTCATTGGGCCAAGTTGCTTTTCACATTGAATCTCAACCTTTAAATGGAAAAGTCAGAAACCTATTTTGCAAAATTTTGGATTCCTCCTCATTTGCCAAGTTGAATTgacaaatattatataatacttgttattttatgttttttttaaaaaaatagttgaatttACTTAAtgaaaagtgtatatatatatagtttgtccAATTAGAGAGATAGGATGTAGATATGATAAAGCAATTGTCTATATTTTGCTAAAACTTAGTTATTAATGTTGGATTCTACCTCATTCATAAATATTTCATTACTTTTTAGTTTCATTTGCTTaaccttttaaaaccaaaaagaggaaTATCtgactaatttttaaaaatattttacttactTAAACTAAATAACATATACTGGCAAGTGGTAAGCCAATTGCTCTTAAAATGAAATGAACCCACTATGGCTAACCAAATTGCTCTGTTAATCAACATAAGGcccaaaatatttatatgaacTTTGGACCCGAATACCCAATACTTTTCCTACTTGGGCTTTAGAGGAGCTCACCATGAATATGACCTTACTTggtttcttttcaaaaaaatgtttcatatcaaaataaaaaaatacacaaataaaagaactttggtattaaatatatcaaattttggacTGAATCTGCATTGGAATCTATATAAAACTATCAtacaacattttaatttatatacacGCTTGTGTGGTTGGATTAAATTTTAGAAGGAATAAAATAGGCAAAGTTGATAACTTGCATTCCATTATTCCTCAGCACACCATATTGCAGTACTTGCACAATACGTTACATTCAAACGTATGTGTAATACGAAACATCAAAACACTTTATACATATAGCTGCCATATATATCGGACTATTTCTCAAatcaaaatatcattttttgcGTTTCTAAGAGTGCATGTCATATAGTGGACTACTTCTGCAAAGTGTTAAACTATTATACAAACgtttataaatatagaaatccatAGTTGGATCAAACTTTAGAACAGATAAAATACGGGAAGTTGATGACTTGCATCCCATTACAGCAAATTTCAcgacttcttttttcttatatatatatacacaaattgacatacaaacaaattaaactctCCGTTAATAGAAAAACACTGATTATTCATGCATGATCTTTGTATTCTACACCCCAACCATGTTCTCGTTCCGTATCTTCCTTCTTATGTTTCTCTTCGCTCTTATAGCTATCGTTGGATGGATCTACCAGTGGTATATTCTCTTAATTATCGCTTTAAAACATCTACAAAAATTGTTTGCACTTGTAccttatatatatgatactttaTATGTGTATAGAATTGATATGAGTTTAATTACTTATTCTCTCCGATTAGGGGAACAAGGGTGTGATTCATCTCCGACTCCGAGCCGGGAAGATTTGTACGACGAACAGGCGCGACAAAGTTTGGACAATGCCGACAAGTTTGGTAGGATCACTCTCGACTGTGGGACTACTGGTGGAGGCAGTGGTGGAAACAGCGGTTCCGCGATGATTATAGACATATCTGTTGGTCTCTTCTTTATCATTTTGGTCGCCATTGGAATCTGGATTGTTTTCGTCCGAAGACAAAAGGCCATGAACGCAGCCGTTGTCAAACCCTATTCAGGTagttatgatatatttaacgCAACCATTGTCAAACCCTATCCAGGTAAATATGATATTgcattatgatatatttaagttataactagtaattattttattcGACAAAACTCTCTACAAACGAAAAGTCTTCCCAACCGAGTTAGAACATACAATGGGTGTGGTCATTAAAATTTAAGCActgattttttcatttttttatttgtaaactaaAGTCATATTTGCTGATTAACTATTGGGGTTGGTTAATTAAAGACTATTAAAAATGAAGGTCTTATGTAATTAAATAGGAGAAGAGATGGGCTATGGAATGGGTGAGAAGACGAAAACGGTTGCCATGAGTGCTCCTGCCGGAAAGCTTTCAAATGGTGACGCCAATGTTTGAAAACACTTGTCTTCTTAAACTCGTTGGATCTGATCATCTTTAttctcttgcttttttttttctttcttgttataCATGTTATGATTTATGATCATTACATGTTTAAGGATCTGTGTACGTGgcaacatttatatattttcagttttatgtcTGTCTTTTTTAGTTTCTCCAACTTATGACTTGTAGatcttttttaaaagttgaatgataaaatctttttaaaaaactttggatataatttatttaatcatttctatcaaaatttcaaatagaTATACATGATAATATAATCCTTAtgtctaattaattaaaattggtAAGAAGATAGAAAGATCATTTTAAATCCTTTAACTAtttatctttacaaaaaaaaatccataagtCATAAGATATAATTGCTTTTGTCTATTAACAttttgtttgtccaaaaaaaagcctgttaacatttgttttttcccaGTACAAATAAGATAAGACtaatttcctaccaaaaaaataagataagacTAATTGTTTGGTCTTGTCTttaagataagaaaagaaaagacaaatctATCAAAAAGccttaattttcttttcataaccCAAAACTTATTGATAGTTTTTACACCTCAGTGCTTTCTTTAAATTGTTagaaatgaatatgaacttaaAATGTATTATTGTATTCAAAAGAAATGAAAGTGGTAGTTTTCATGAAGATATGTTACTAggtgatgtgtatatatatatatatatatatccctattATTAAACCTAAGAAGCAAATTTCTTCTAGTCAAACGCAGACAGCTTACCAATCGGTCCACAAAGCTCTTCagttgataaataaaataagtgagCATACGCAAATAGGCGAATCGAGAAAATTTACTACATGTAACAAAGTCTTGTTTCAtgtttattcatatattttcccACATTGACAAAACACAAGGCAACGCTTACAATGGCTTCCAATATCATCCTCGTCGTCTTCATTGTATTCGTGGCTCTTTCTCTAACTTCTGGATATTCGCTTTCCACAAGAAATGTTGTttcaaagtaagaaaaaaaaacctgacatttatatttcaatttttttttcacgtcACGTAGCTGAAACCTAAATACATACATACTGCTCTGCTTTCTCTCTGTTTAGACAAGACGGTGAATCATATGTTATGAATCAAGAATCGTCGGTCGTTGTCGAAGATGTAGTAAAGGGTCGTCGTCTTCTAGCCAGAGTCGCTCGCTCGGAAGTGGATGTGAATAAAGCAgcttctttttcaaaaaaaagatgGCCATTTCCATGGCCATGGcgcaaaagtaaaaaaacaaaaaaaagtttatatatgtttcgaTCATATATTGTTAAGCCTTTTAGTACATTAATTTTGACGTTGGATACAAACTTTATTAAATTGCAGGTCCAAAGAAAAAAACGCCACCaagtaagaaaatatatatctatggATCACTGGATTTTGAAAATTGCTtcaatttatcatattttaatcaCATATTCTTAAGCCTTTTAGTACATTAATTTTGACGTCGTATACAAACTTAATTAAATTGCAGGTCCAAAGAAGAAAGAGCCaagtaagaaatatatatatggatcactggaatttgataattgcttcatttaattatgttttagacACATATTCTTAAGCCTTTTAGTACATAATTTTGACGTAGTATACAAACTTAATTAAATTGCAGgtccaaagaagaaaataggTATATGGATCACTGGATGTTGACAATTGCTTCATTTTATCATGTTTCAAtcacatatttttaatttttttagtacatTAATTTTGACGTagtatacaaatttaattaaattgcaGGTCAAAAGATAAAAGACAAGAgtaagaaaatatctatatggATCACTGGATTTTTGAAAATTGcttcatttttattatgttttgatcATATATTGTTTAAGCTTTTTAGTACATTAATTTTGACGTAGTATACAAACTTAATTAAATTGCAGTTGCAGGTCCAAAGATAAAAGACACaagtaagaaaatatatagtgaTCACTGAATTTTGAAAATCTCTTCCTTTTATCAtgttttaatcatatatatatttttaagactTTTCGTACattaatattgatatatagtatatacaaacttaataaaattgCAGTTGCGAAAAAGATAGGGAAAAAGATAGGGAAAAAGATAGGGAATGTCGGGAAAATAGGAGCACTGAGTATTGGAGCCTTTGTTGGAGTCATCATAGCAGCAGTTGTGGGTTTCATTGGGATCATCATTGGTATATGCTTTTTATTAGGTTGCTGTTTCTTCCGTAAAGCAAAAAAGGCTCAAATTGCTGCTGAAGCTGATCAAGGTAAACTTATTTACGTTCATTCGATCGATATATATTACTTCTTTGATAATGAGatgcttatatttattttacttctttttgttatgtGAATAAAGAAACTGCTACAGACAAAACCAACGACTCATCCAAACCTCAAACTTCAAAAACAGAGGATGTCTAAACagaggatttgtttttttttattagttaaaaTTCTATGTTATGTTCCATGATGTGTGGTGAATTATTGTTACcgtcattttttttattaatcaattctATTGAATTACAGTTTGTACATTATGAATCTTGATGTTATATGAACTTTAATTGAATAGAAAAgtatcaaatttcaaattttaatttgatgatgaatGGTTAATTACAATGACACTGATTTAACAAGTATCAATTTCAATAAACATAATAAAGTATCCAACTAACCAAACATATACCAAAACTGAATTGTTATCTCCAAAATTAGAAGTCTCTCATTagatacaagaaaataatagtaGTAATTTGTTCTACACACCTTATACGTAATTTTAATTgaagaaagataaatcaaaaagtCAATATTGTAATTGTACACATGTTTTATCATATGGTCTATCCCACTGGAAATGTCTAACAAGATCGATACCCAAAGTTCGCCTGGCTTCCGAGTTTCCGAATCAGGACGGTCCCAAAGCATATAGTATAGAGAAGCTTTACTAGTCAAACGAGACAGTCTACATATAAtcaccaaagacaaaaaaaaaaaaaaaaaaaaaaaaaaaaaaaaaaaaaaaNGTCCACAACACATTCCCAAGTGGACTGAAAGAAACAAGTGAGCGCAGACGCAAATATCCAAATAGAGGaattactatatagtatatatacatagcAAACTATTCTTTCATGTTTGTTCCTATATTTTCCACATTTGGCAGAACACAAGGCGACGACTTCAATGGCTCATAATCTTATCCTCATAgtcgtctctctttctctaactGCTGGGTATTCTCTTTCCTCAAGAGATGCTTACTCAAAGTAAGAACACCCTCAGATTAAtcctactttatttttttcactcGTTTCATATGGCTGCAACTAATCGCAAACATTTTGTTCTGCTTTCTCTCTGTTTAGACGAGACGACGAATCATATGTTATGACTACGAGTGACCAAGAATCATCAGTGGTCGTTGTAGAAGATCTAGTAAAAGGTCGTCTCCTAGCCAGAGTACTCGCCAGCTCAGAAGTGATTGTGAATAATGTAGCTCATAAGAGCACttcaaaaaaaggtaaaaaaaaaaaaaagtctttataAACTAAAGAAACTTGCTTCATTTAAATATGTTCCAGTCAGATATAcaatcttttaataaaaattgcaggtgggaagaagaaacataaggGCAAGAAAATAGGACCATTGGGTTTTGCAGCCCTATTTGGGATTACCTTTGCACTACTTGTGGTTTTACTTGTGATCCTTANACTTGTGATTTTACTTGTGATCTTTAGTGTTATATACGTTTTTCATCTGAAgcgcaaaacaaaaaatgctcAAAGCACTGAAAAATAAGGTCACTTCTATTTTAACCTTAACAAAAGATTAGcgaaattattaataaattgcTACTGGAAAGGGTCGACTGCTACTGGAAAAGTCAATGGGTGAGTCATCGGAAACTCAGACTTCCAAAACCGAAGATCATGTCTAATAAAACAACATCATCGTATCATCATCACCTCATGGGGAGCTcaagatttattatattttctgttttgtggATTCGTTATTAGTTAATCCTGTGTTTATGGTTCATATTATTTCtgttaatctatatatataaagtagacTTTGCTCATTCCTTGTGCTGCCACCTCAGCATACCAATGTGTGTAATAAGGCCTTAACAAATCGAGTTAGCCCATTTTCGTTCTCGATTATTTCCTTCTTCTGTGTTTCCAAGCCCAGTTCATATTTTCTCTCAGGGCCCAAATATCATTATCCGTTTGCTTTGTTCTCCAAATAAACCCTTTCTGCACGAATGTCTTCTCCACCGTCTTCTGCTGTGCGACCTCAACCTCCCCGTCTTCATGTTTCCTCCCTTCTATCGTTATCGTTTGGTTTACCTCTGAAACCGCCTAATCTGTCCTTCAATGCTTTCTCTTTCAATAGTAGTCCCACTACTTCTCATTCAATTTTGTGTTCCGCTTAATCATTCCTTTAATGTTTTCTCTATCAATAGTAGTCCCACTACTTGTCATTCAATTTCTGGTATTTCAATTCCTATATAACGCCATCTTCTCCAATTTCATTCTTTTTACAATTCCTCCAATATCTGAAATTTCTATTATCTATTATGGATTCTAATGTTCTTTCATTCGCTAATCTGAAGGCCGGACGCCTACACCAACAGATTATAGGGAGGATGCAAAGCATATAAAG encodes the following:
- the LOC104759111 gene encoding uncharacterized protein LOC104759111; this encodes MAHNLILIVVSLSLTAGYSLSSRDAYSKRDDESYVMTTSDQESSVVVVEDLVKGRLLARVLASSEVIVNNVAHKSTSKKGGKKKHKGKKIGPLGFAALFGITFALLVVLLVILXLVILLVIFSVIYVFHLKRKTKNAQSTEK
- the LOC104759108 gene encoding uncharacterized protein LOC104759108; the protein is MIFVFYTPTMFSFRIFLLMFLFALIAIVGWIYQWYILLIIALKHLQKLFALVPYIYDTLYVYRIDMSLITYSLRLGEQGCDSSPTPSREDLYDEQARQSLDNADKFGRITLDCGTTGGGSGGNSGSAMIIDISVGLFFIILVAIGIWIVFVRRQKAMNAAVVKPYSGKEMGYGMGEKTKTVAMSAPAGKLSNGDANV